From a region of the Kaistia sp. 32K genome:
- the truB gene encoding tRNA pseudouridine(55) synthase TruB encodes MAQRQKKGRPVSGWLNLDKPLGMTSTQAVSVVKRLFGAQKAGHAGTLDPLATGCLPIALGEATKTVPYVMDGRKVYGFTVRWGEETRTDDAEGQPVATSDVRPTRAAIEAILPEFIGEIMQVPPAFSAIKVEGERAYDLARDGEDVVLEARPIQIHRLDLVEMPDENTAVFAAECGKGTYVRAIARDMARALGTRGHVVGLRRLLVGPFEEAAMIKLDSLRALHEEGGSEACDQVMGPVELALGDLLEVRLNDTDAARLRNGQSVLLRGRDAPANGETVFATSAGTLVAIGEVERGEFHPSRVFAGA; translated from the coding sequence ATGGCCCAACGCCAGAAGAAGGGGCGGCCGGTTTCCGGCTGGCTCAATCTCGACAAGCCGCTCGGCATGACGTCGACCCAGGCGGTCTCGGTCGTGAAGCGCCTGTTCGGGGCGCAGAAGGCCGGCCATGCCGGGACGCTGGACCCGCTCGCCACCGGCTGCCTGCCGATCGCGCTCGGCGAGGCGACCAAGACGGTCCCCTATGTCATGGACGGCCGCAAGGTCTACGGCTTCACCGTCCGCTGGGGCGAGGAAACCCGCACCGACGACGCCGAGGGCCAGCCGGTCGCCACTTCCGACGTGCGGCCGACGCGCGCTGCGATCGAGGCGATCCTTCCTGAATTCATCGGCGAGATCATGCAGGTTCCGCCCGCTTTCTCCGCCATCAAGGTCGAGGGCGAGCGCGCCTACGACCTGGCGCGCGACGGCGAGGACGTGGTGCTCGAGGCGCGGCCGATCCAGATCCACCGGCTCGACCTGGTCGAGATGCCGGACGAGAATACCGCCGTCTTCGCCGCCGAATGCGGCAAGGGCACCTATGTGCGGGCGATCGCGCGCGACATGGCGCGCGCGCTTGGTACGCGCGGCCATGTCGTCGGTCTGCGGCGCCTGCTGGTCGGCCCGTTCGAGGAGGCCGCGATGATCAAGCTCGACAGCCTCCGCGCCCTGCACGAGGAGGGCGGCTCCGAGGCCTGCGACCAGGTGATGGGGCCGGTCGAGCTCGCGCTTGGCGATCTGCTCGAAGTCCGACTGAACGACACGGATGCAGCCCGGCTCCGCAACGGCCAGAGCGTGCTGCTGCGCGGGCGCGACGCGCCGGCGAATGGCGAGACGGTCTTCGCGACATCCGCCGGAACGCTGGTCGCGATCGGCGAGGTCGAGCGCGGCGAATTCCATCCCTCGCGCGTTTTCGCCGGCGCGTGA